The Mercurialis annua linkage group LG2, ddMerAnnu1.2, whole genome shotgun sequence genome contains a region encoding:
- the LOC126670326 gene encoding uncharacterized protein LOC126670326 yields the protein MSSFDNTSHFNNLLLQTLMGRLQLKPPPATQNPLLSQSLEDLLFDAANGLSDDSEDDSSGSRTQLSKEESKLEKEIIRVILSGKIDSLKANSGQAVTIGEHHICVGFHEEKGSDFRVWEWHGHIMLFDEENGYTPEYIYGNYFERLQGKVTMPGGFSKVETKEEEEEEEEEEEEKEEEKTGNLGLRELIDGGDSGGARILHRNINAGSPRII from the coding sequence ATGAGCTCATTTGACAACACTTCGCATTTCAACAATCTGCTCCTTCAAACTTTAATGGGACGTCTCCAACTCAAACCTCCGCCCGCTACTCAAAATCCGTTGCTCTCGCAGTCTCTTGAGGATCTTCTGTTTGATGCTGCTAATGGCTTGTCTGATGACTCTGAGGATGATAGTTCGGGTTCGAGAACTCAACTCTCGAAGGAAGAGTCAAAACTTGAGAAGGAGATCATTCGGGTGATTCTTTCGGGGAAGATTGATTCGTTGAAAGCTAACTCGGGTCAGGCGGTTACGATTGGTGAACATCATATTTGTGTTGGTTTTCATGAGGAGAAGGGATCGGATTTTCGTGTGTGGGAGTGGCATGGGCATATTATGTTGTTTGATGAAGAGAATGGGTATACTCCGGAGTATATTTATGGGAATTATTTTGAGAGGTTGCAAGGGAAGGTAACGATGCCTGGTGGGTTTAGTAAGGTAGAAACtaaagaagaagaggaagaggaagaagaagaagaagaggagaagGAAGAGGAGAAAACGGGAAATTTGGGGCTTAGAGAGCTGATCGATGGTGGGGATTCTGGTGGTGCTCGGATTCTTCATAGGAATATCAATGCAGGTTCTCCGAG